Below is a window of Cupriavidus sp. MP-37 DNA.
CGCGCGCCGTCGGTGTAGACATCGAACTTCGAAACCTTCGCGCCATCGGTGTAGACATCGAACTTCGAACCCTTCGCGCCGTCGGTATAGACATCAAATTTCGAAACCTTCGCGCCGTCCGTATAAACATCGCGAAGCCCGGTACCCCCGAATGCCGTGCCCATGGCCCCTGCGGTAGCGACGGCAATCAATAGTGCTTGTTTGAGCATCGTTCCACCTCCCTTCAGGTGGTAAGTTCCCCGGCCAGAAACATTTCGATTCACTATAGGCCCGTGCGTATCCAAACACGGCAGCGCTGACCCGATTGTTTAGTTCTAAGGCTTATGACCTGCAGCTATATGGATCGGCCCAACCAGGGGCGCAGCGTCGGAACTTCATCAGGGCTGCCCCAAGGCGCCCCGGAGGCCACTACCGCGCGGGCAAGCAGGCCCGGACGGGCCCCGGAGTGACGTGGCTATAATCCAGCCATGACCCGATCCCACGCGTCCGCGCGACCTGCCGCGCGCAAATCCTCCGCTTTCCAGGTTGCCGTCGTCGGTGGCGGCATCGTCGGCAAGTCCTGCGCGCTGCTGCTGGCCCAGCAGGGCATGGATGTCGCGCTGATCGCGCCCAAGCCGGCGCGCGCCGCGGCCAGCGCTGGGCCGGACGACTGGGACAGCCGCATCTACGCCTTCTCCGCCAGCTCGCAGGCGCTGCTCGAACGCATGCGCGTGTGGGAGGCGCTGGACCCGGCGCGGATCCAGCCGGTGCGCGACATGCGCGTGTTCGGCGACGTCAGCGCCGGCGAGACTTCGCCCAGCTTCGACGGCGACCTGCATTTCTCCGCGTATGCCGCGGCGGTGCCGCAGCTGGCGTGGATCATCGAGTCGCGCCTGGTCGAGCGCGCGCTCGACACCGCGCTGGGCTTCCAGCACCAGGTGACGTGGCACGACGGCACCGCCGGCGTGTGCGAGCGCGATCCCGAAGGCATCACCCTGACGCTGGACAATGGCAGCAAGGTGCGCACCGCGCTGGCGATCGGGGCCGACGGCGCGCGTTCGTGGCTGCGCCAGCAATGCCATATCGGCGTCAGCACGCGCAAGTACCGCCAGCTTGGCGTGGTGGCCAACTTTGCCTGCGAGCGGCCGCACCGCGAAACCGCGTGGCAGTGGTTCCTGGGCGCGCCGGAAAAGCTGATGGCCGACGAGGAGCCCGCCAACGGCGAAGTGCTGGCGATGCTGCCGCTGCCGGGCAACCATGTGTCGATGGTCTGGTCCGCCGACGAGGCTCACGCGCGCGAACTGCTGGCGCTGTCGCCCGAGGCGCTGGCCGCCACCGTGATGCAGGGCGCCAGCGGCGCGGTCGGCGCGCAATTCGGCACGCTGCGCTGCGTGACCCCCGCGCAGGGCTTCCCGCTGGTGCTGCAGCGTGCCGACCAGTTCGTGCAGCCGCACGTGGCGCTGGTGGGCGACGCGGCCCACGTGGTGCATCCGCTGGCCGGCCAGGGCATGAACCTGGGCCTGCGCGACGTCGCGGAACTTGGCCGCGTGATGGCCGACAAAGAACCTTTCCGCAGCGAGGGCGACCTGCGCCTGCTGCGCCGCTACGAGCGCGCGCGCGCCACCGACCTGTTGTCGCTGACCGCGGCCACCGACGGGCTGCACCGGCTGTTCTCGCTGCCGGGCAGCGTGGCGCGGGTGGTGCGCAATACCGGCATGCGCGCGGTGGGCGGTCAGTCGCTGCTCAAGCGCTTGCTGATCGGGCGCGCGCTCGGCTGAGTCCGCGGGCATCGTCCGAACCCCTTACCGAATTCCCTGGAGTCCACATGTTCCCATTCCTGCGCCGCCGTCCCGCCATCACCGCCACGATCGCGGCCATCGCCGGCGGCCTGGCCGCGGCCGGCTTCGCGCTGCATGCCATGGCGGCGGGCGAGCCCGGCACCGACCGCATCAAGGAGTCGCTGCAGAAGATGCTGGGCGGCCGCGCCGAAGTAAAGAGCGTCGGCAAGACCCCGGTGCCGGGCCTGTACGAAGCCAATATCGGCGGCCAGGTGGTGTACACCGACGCCACCGGCCGCTACATCCTGAACGGCGAGATGATCGATACCCGCACCGGCACCAACCTGACCGAGGAGCGGCTGGCCGAGATCAACCGCATCAAGTGGTCGGACCTGCCGCTGGCGCGCGCGATCAAGTGGACCAAGGGCGACGGCAGCCGCCAGATCGCGGTGTTCTCCGATCCCAACTGCGGCTACTGCAAGCGCATCGAGCAGACCTTCCAGCAGATGGACAACATCACCGTGTACACCTTCCTGTACCCGGTGCTGTCGCCCGATTCGGAAACCAAGGCCAAGCAGGTCTGGTGCGCGGCCGACCGCACCAAGGCCTGGCGCGACTGGATGCTCAAGCAGGTGGCGCTGACCGGCAACGGCAGCTGCAAGACTCCGCTGGAAGAAAACCTGGCGCTGGGCCACAGCATGAACGTGACCGGCACGCCGGCGGTGTTCTTCACCGACGGCACCCGCATTCCCGGCGCGGCGGACGTCGCCACGCTCGAGCGCAAGCTCGCCAGCATCAAGAAATAAGCGCGCGCCGGACCTGTCCCGGCTCGAGCGACGGCCGGACTTGTCCGGCCGTCGTGCTTTGCGCCATTCCCATCCCGACACGCGATCGCCGCCAGGCGACCAAGGAGACACCATGACCTTCCAGGCTTTGCTGCTGACCCAGGCCGACGGCGCGACCCAGGCCAACCTCGCCACCCTCGACGAGGCCCAGTTGCCCGCCGACGGCGACGTGCTGGTTGCCGTCGATTACTCCACCATCAATTTCAAGGACGGCCTGGCCATCACCGGGCGCTCGCCGGTGGTGCGCAAGTGGCCGATGGTGGCGGGCATCGACGGGGCCGGCACGGTGCTGGAATCCGCGCATCCGCGCTGGAAAGCCGGCGACAAGGTGGTGCTGAACGGCTACGGCGTGGGCGAGACCCACTGGGGCTGCCTGGCGCAGCGCGCGCGCCTGAAGGGCGACTGGCTGGTGCCGCTGCCAACT
It encodes the following:
- a CDS encoding DsbC family protein, translating into MFPFLRRRPAITATIAAIAGGLAAAGFALHAMAAGEPGTDRIKESLQKMLGGRAEVKSVGKTPVPGLYEANIGGQVVYTDATGRYILNGEMIDTRTGTNLTEERLAEINRIKWSDLPLARAIKWTKGDGSRQIAVFSDPNCGYCKRIEQTFQQMDNITVYTFLYPVLSPDSETKAKQVWCAADRTKAWRDWMLKQVALTGNGSCKTPLEENLALGHSMNVTGTPAVFFTDGTRIPGAADVATLERKLASIKK
- a CDS encoding UbiH/UbiF family hydroxylase, producing the protein MTRSHASARPAARKSSAFQVAVVGGGIVGKSCALLLAQQGMDVALIAPKPARAAASAGPDDWDSRIYAFSASSQALLERMRVWEALDPARIQPVRDMRVFGDVSAGETSPSFDGDLHFSAYAAAVPQLAWIIESRLVERALDTALGFQHQVTWHDGTAGVCERDPEGITLTLDNGSKVRTALAIGADGARSWLRQQCHIGVSTRKYRQLGVVANFACERPHRETAWQWFLGAPEKLMADEEPANGEVLAMLPLPGNHVSMVWSADEAHARELLALSPEALAATVMQGASGAVGAQFGTLRCVTPAQGFPLVLQRADQFVQPHVALVGDAAHVVHPLAGQGMNLGLRDVAELGRVMADKEPFRSEGDLRLLRRYERARATDLLSLTAATDGLHRLFSLPGSVARVVRNTGMRAVGGQSLLKRLLIGRALG